In Mycobacterium sp. Aquia_216, a genomic segment contains:
- a CDS encoding MMPL/RND family transporter → MRPRFTNDIPPHADTEQPFMARMIQRLAVPIIVGWLGVVVVLTVAVPPLEAVSEEHSISLVPKDAPSYRATKHIGEVFKEGDSDSSAVIVLEGDHPLDDAVHKYYDGLIRTLRADAKHVQSIQDFWGDPLTAAGAQSNDGKAALVQVNLAGNQGESLATESIEAVRKIVDGSPAPPGIKVGITGGAAFAADLRQRSGASMLKLTLTTVAVVFLILVFVYRSIVTVMLLLVTVGIELSVARGAVALIVHHSAMGLTPFAVSLLTSLAIAAGTDYGIFIIGRYQEARQAGADSGAGFYTMYRGTAHVIIGSGLTIAGAILCLTFARMPSFHTLGVPCGVGIVVTTAVALTLGPAVLAVGSRFGLFEPKRLIQVGRWRRIGTSTVRWPAPILAATLAVALVGLMALPGYRASYDDRAYLPASIPANQGFLAVARHFSQAQMKPEILMIESDHDMRNPADFLVLNKLAKDVLAVPGIRRVKAITRPTGLPLEHSTLPFQISLRNAAMLQSMKQQQDRMKDLLTQADDIAEMITITQRLHDLMQQLASTTHHLAGETHDTVAITDELRDNISNFEDFFRPIRSYFYWEKHCFDIPLCWSIRSLFDSFDGVDEISDKLAALATDIDRIDVIMPQLNAELPVLISTMRSLRTMMLTMHSTMSGVLAQMNQLSENPTAMAHAFDAARDDDSFYLPPDVFDNKDFRRAMNGFLSSDGHAARFIIEHRQDPSTAEGIARIEPIRIAAEESLKTTPEANSGLYLTGTAAILKDTSEGAQWDLLIAGTSSLCLIFVIMLALTRAFVAAAVIVGTVALSLGASFGLSVLFWQHVMSFPLYWLVLVMSVIVLLAVGSDYNLLLVSRFKEEIHAGLNTGIIRSMGGTGKVVTNAGLVFAFTMASMVVSDLRAIGQIGTTIGLGLLFDTLLVRALMTPSIAALLGRWFWWPMRVRRRPASALLRPFGTRSSVRSLVHGE, encoded by the coding sequence GTGAGACCCCGATTCACCAACGACATCCCCCCGCACGCCGACACCGAACAGCCATTCATGGCCCGGATGATCCAGCGGCTTGCGGTGCCCATCATTGTGGGCTGGTTGGGAGTTGTCGTCGTCCTCACTGTCGCGGTCCCCCCGCTCGAGGCGGTATCGGAAGAGCATTCGATCTCGCTGGTACCCAAGGACGCGCCCTCGTACCGGGCCACCAAGCACATCGGCGAGGTGTTCAAAGAAGGAGACTCGGACAGTTCCGCGGTGATCGTGCTGGAGGGTGATCACCCGCTCGACGACGCCGTGCACAAGTACTACGACGGCTTGATCCGCACGTTGCGGGCCGACGCGAAACACGTGCAGAGCATCCAGGACTTCTGGGGGGATCCACTCACTGCCGCGGGCGCGCAAAGCAATGACGGCAAAGCCGCGCTTGTTCAGGTAAATCTCGCCGGAAACCAAGGCGAATCATTGGCCACCGAATCCATCGAAGCGGTCCGCAAGATCGTCGACGGTTCGCCGGCACCGCCCGGGATCAAGGTCGGGATCACCGGGGGCGCCGCGTTCGCCGCGGATTTGCGCCAAAGGAGCGGCGCATCGATGCTCAAGCTGACGTTGACCACGGTCGCCGTGGTTTTCTTGATTCTGGTTTTCGTCTACCGCTCGATCGTCACCGTGATGCTGCTGCTGGTCACGGTCGGTATCGAATTGTCTGTGGCGCGTGGAGCCGTCGCGCTGATCGTGCATCACAGTGCGATGGGGCTGACCCCCTTCGCGGTCAGCCTGCTGACCTCGCTGGCCATCGCGGCGGGAACCGACTACGGGATCTTTATCATCGGGCGCTACCAGGAAGCCCGGCAGGCCGGTGCCGACTCCGGAGCCGGGTTCTACACGATGTATCGGGGAACCGCGCACGTCATCATCGGCTCCGGACTGACGATCGCCGGGGCGATTCTCTGCCTCACCTTCGCCCGGATGCCGTCATTCCACACTCTGGGCGTGCCCTGCGGCGTGGGAATCGTGGTCACCACGGCGGTCGCACTCACGCTGGGCCCCGCGGTCCTGGCCGTCGGCAGCCGTTTCGGTCTGTTCGAGCCCAAAAGACTGATCCAGGTTGGCCGATGGCGGCGAATCGGCACGTCGACCGTTCGTTGGCCGGCGCCGATTCTCGCCGCGACCTTGGCAGTCGCGCTGGTCGGACTAATGGCGCTGCCGGGATACCGGGCGAGCTACGACGACCGCGCGTATCTGCCCGCCTCGATCCCGGCCAACCAGGGATTTTTAGCCGTGGCACGCCATTTTTCCCAGGCGCAGATGAAGCCCGAGATTTTGATGATCGAGTCGGACCATGATATGCGAAATCCGGCGGATTTCCTGGTCTTGAATAAGCTGGCGAAGGATGTGCTGGCCGTCCCGGGAATTCGGCGGGTAAAGGCGATAACCCGACCTACTGGACTGCCATTGGAACACAGCACCTTGCCCTTTCAGATCAGTTTACGAAATGCCGCGATGCTGCAATCTATGAAGCAACAGCAGGACCGGATGAAAGATCTGCTGACGCAGGCTGACGACATCGCGGAAATGATCACCATAACGCAGCGTCTCCATGACCTGATGCAACAGCTCGCCAGCACAACTCATCATCTCGCCGGCGAAACCCATGACACGGTGGCGATCACGGATGAATTACGCGATAATATTTCAAATTTCGAGGACTTCTTCCGACCGATCCGCAGTTACTTCTACTGGGAAAAACACTGCTTCGATATTCCCCTCTGCTGGTCGATCAGATCGCTATTCGATTCGTTCGATGGCGTTGACGAGATCAGCGACAAACTAGCCGCTCTGGCAACAGACATCGATCGCATCGACGTGATCATGCCGCAGCTGAACGCCGAATTACCCGTGCTGATCTCGACCATGCGCAGCTTGCGAACCATGATGCTGACCATGCACAGCACCATGTCGGGCGTTCTCGCCCAGATGAACCAACTGAGCGAGAACCCGACGGCCATGGCACACGCTTTCGACGCCGCCAGGGACGACGACTCCTTTTATCTGCCGCCCGACGTCTTCGACAATAAGGACTTCCGGCGGGCGATGAATGGGTTCCTGTCGTCGGACGGACACGCGGCTCGTTTCATCATCGAGCACCGACAAGACCCCTCCACAGCCGAGGGCATCGCGCGTATCGAACCGATTCGTATAGCCGCGGAGGAGTCACTGAAAACAACGCCAGAGGCGAATTCCGGGCTTTACCTGACGGGAACCGCGGCCATCTTGAAAGATACGTCGGAGGGAGCCCAGTGGGATCTGCTGATCGCGGGCACTTCGTCGCTGTGCCTCATTTTCGTCATCATGTTGGCGCTTACCCGCGCCTTTGTTGCCGCTGCCGTCATTGTGGGCACGGTCGCGCTGTCCTTGGGCGCTTCCTTTGGGCTATCCGTGCTGTTCTGGCAACACGTGATGAGTTTCCCGTTGTATTGGCTCGTATTGGTAATGTCCGTCATCGTTCTGTTGGCCGTGGGATCCGATTACAACCTGCTGCTGGTCTCCCGATTCAAGGAGGAGATTCATGCCGGATTGAACACCGGCATCATCCGTTCGATGGGCGGCACCGGCAAGGTCGTGACGAATGCGGGCCTGGTGTTCGCGTTCACGATGGCGTCCATGGTCGTCAGCGATCTACGCGCCATCGGCCAGATCGGCACAACCATCGGTCTCGGCCTGCTGTTCGACACGCTATTGGTGCGCGCGTTAATGACACCGTCCATCGCGGCCCTGCTCGGGCGTTGGTTCTGGTGGCCGATGCGGGTGCGCCGCCGACCCGCCAGCGCTTTGCTTCGACCGTTCGGCACCCGATCGTCGGTCCGTTCCTTGGTGCACGGCGAATAG